The Schistocerca gregaria isolate iqSchGreg1 chromosome 1, iqSchGreg1.2, whole genome shotgun sequence genome includes a window with the following:
- the LOC126362955 gene encoding octapeptide-repeat protein T2-like encodes MVNEEGAVDTLRGPEKPRRRRQGERGKEKEARRKRQGERGKEKEARRKRQGERGKEKEARRKRQGERGKEKEARRKRQGERGKEKEARRKRQGERGKEKEARRKRQGERGKEKEARRKRQGERGKEKEARRKRQGERGKEKEARRKRQGERGKEKEARRKRQGERGKEKEARRKRQGEKGKEKKARRKRQGEKGKEKKARRKRQGEKGKEKKARRERNGEKGKEKKARRERKGEKGREKKERRKRKGEKGKEKKERRKRKGEKGKGKRK; translated from the exons ATGGTGAATGAGGAGGGTGCAGTTGACACACTCAGGGG ACCAGAGAaaccaaggagaagaaggcaaggagaaagaggcaaggagaaagaggcaaggagaaagaggcaaggagaaagaggcaaggagaaagaggcaaggagaaagaggcaaggagaaagaggcaaggagaaagaggcaaggagaaagaggcaaggagaaagaggcaaggagaaagaggcaaggagaaagaggcaaggagaaagaggcaaggagaaagaggcaaggagaaagaggcaaggagaaagaggcaaggagaaagaggcaaggagaaagaggcaaggagaaagaggcaaggagaaagaggcaaggagaaagaggcaaggagaaagaggcaaggagaaagaggcaaggagaaagaggcaaggagaaagaggcaaggagaaagaggcaaggagaaagaggcaaggagaaagaggcaaggagaaagaggcaaggagaaagaggcaaggagaaagaggcaaggagaaagaggcaaggagaaagaggcaaggagaaaaaggcaaggagaaaaaggcaaggagaaaaaggcaaggagaaaaaggcaaggagaaaaaggcaaggagaaaaaggcaaggagaaaaaggcaaggagaaaaaggcacGGAGAGAAAGGaacggagagaaaggaaaggagaaaaaggcacggagagaaaggaaaggagaaaaaggaagggagaaaaaggaaaggagaaaaaggaaaggagaaaaaggaaaggagaaaaaggaaaggagaaaaaggaaaggagaaaaaggaaagggaaagaggaagtGA